From a single Plasmodium coatneyi strain Hackeri chromosome 4, complete sequence genomic region:
- a CDS encoding DNA-directed RNA polymerase II 16 kDa subunit gives MASNEHGDVKNLDLGPEFQNCKCLNLCELQLILGDQLRLTSKRNEEAQTLIKSSFDYANKFATIKNRSSIVDVRTNLERIGELHEYEIAMLVNLLPKTVQEARYFIPSLIRLSDETLNSILEHLISYKMYVS, from the exons atggCGAGTAACGAACACGGGGATGTAAAAAACTTGGACCTGGGACCAG AATTCCAAAACTGCAAATGCCTAAACTTGTGTGAGTTGCAGCTCATCTTGGGAGACCAGCTGCGGTTGACGTCGAAGCGGAATGAGGAGGCTCAAAC GCTCATAAAATCCTCGTTCGACTACGCCAACAAATTCGCGACGATAAAAAACAGAAGCTCCATCGTGGATGTGCGTACCAACCTGGAACGCATAGGGGAACTGCACGAATATGAAATTGCTATGCTGGTGAACCTACTCCCCAAGACGGTACAGGAGGCCAGGTACTTCATCCCGTCCCTCATTCGACTGAGTGACGAGACGTTAAACTCGATTTTGGAGCACCTCATTAGTTATAAGATGTATGTCTCATGA